The genomic stretch TGATTCCAATATTCCCAGTTCTCTAACAAGTCCGGAAGCCCTCCTAACATAAACTGTTTCTCTTGATATTTCTCCCATTAGAATCAATTAATGAATAATTTTTTGAAAAATATAAAGTTTTCGTCCCATTGCTTATAGTAATAAAAAAATTCCCGTCTACAACCCAAAGTTTATATTTTTCGTTGGTCAAATCTAAATTGTGAGATTATGAGGATTGCTTTTGCAGCCGATGTTCATGGTAATGAAACTACTTGGAGGAAGTTCATCAATGTTCACAAGTATATTAAGGGAATAAATGTATTAATTATGGGTGGTGACTTAACAGGGAAGATGCTTGTACCCATTTTTAAGCAGAGCGATGGAAATTACATATGTCATTTCAATGTTGAATATAATATAAGGAATGAGAAAGAGCTTAACGATCTATGTAATACGATAAAGTTTAGCGGGGGTTATCCATATATAACCTCTGAAGAGGAGTGGAAAAACCTTACGCATGAGGATAGGGAAAGGATCATGGAAGAGCAGATGAGAGAAACTCTTTTGAGGTGGATTAAGATGGCGAATGAGAATGTTCCGAAAGATATTCACATAATTATGAACCCAGGTAATGATGATTCTCCAGTTGTAGATGAAATAATAAGGAATAGTGATACGGTCATATATCCATTGGATAAAGTGGTTAATCTTGACGATCATCACGAATTAATAAGCTGTGAATACGTTAATCCTACTCCATGGAAAACTCCTAGGGAGCTTCCTGAGGATGAATTATTGAGGTTACTGGAGAGTAAGTTGAATGGCGTATCTGTGGACATAAATCATCTTATATGCAATTTCCATGCACCACCATATAACAGTGGATTGGATAATGCTCCTGAATTGGATAAGGATCTTAGGCCCAAACATGGAATTAAGGGTTTAAGCATAGTTCCTGTTGGCAGTAAGGCCGTTAGAACATTTATTGAGAGATATCAACCTAAGCTTGGTCTTCACGGTCATATTCATGAATCTTCAGCCGCGAGGAGGATAGGCAAAACCCTGTGCATTAATCCCGGCTCAGGATACATGGAGGGTACTTTGAGGCTCTACGTAATAGATGTTGAAAAAGATAAGATAAAGGATTATTGGAGGATAACTGGATAATTTATTTTTATTAATGATTTTAATAGATCCATCCTTAAACTGACATGATTATAATCATTAAGGCTTATACAAAATAATATCCTTATTATGTTATTTCGCTCTCATTGGAGTTCTCTTATTGTCAGCTTTCTCAAATACATACACTTTCACGATCTAATTGATCTAATATAGGATATGGATGGAAAATAGAGGAAAAGCTGGTAAGCCCTAACTGAATCCAGGATGGGCATTTAACAATTGACTATTGGGCGACGAAGATATATAGGGCCCCTTAATTCTAATCCTCGATGGTTGAACCCGGCAGCCTGAGGTTCGTGGTCCACGAGCATCATGCCTCCCACCTCCACTGGGACTTCAGATTGGAGCTGGACGGGGTCCTCAAGAGCTGGGCGGTTCCAAAGGAGCCCCCAACCCAGCCGGGGGTTAGGAGGCTTGCCGTGGAGGTCGAGGATCACCCCCTGAGCTACATTGACTTTCAGGGGGTGATCCCTGAGGGGATGTATGGGGCTGGAACTGTGACCATCTGGGATAGGGGGGTATACACCCTAGAGAGCAGGAAGCCGGACAAGCTCGTATTCGAGCTCCGGGGGGAGAAGATGAGGGGGCGCTACACCCTCCTGAGATTCAAGGATAAGCCCGAGAACTGGCTCCTCTTCAAGACGAAGACTTGAG from Candidatus Culexarchaeum yellowstonense encodes the following:
- a CDS encoding ATP-dependent DNA ligase; the protein is MVEPGSLRFVVHEHHASHLHWDFRLELDGVLKSWAVPKEPPTQPGVRRLAVEVEDHPLSYIDFQGVIPEGMYGAGTVTIWDRGVYTLESRKPDKLVFELRGEKMRGRYTLLRFKDKPENWLLFKTKT
- a CDS encoding metallophosphoesterase, which codes for MRIAFAADVHGNETTWRKFINVHKYIKGINVLIMGGDLTGKMLVPIFKQSDGNYICHFNVEYNIRNEKELNDLCNTIKFSGGYPYITSEEEWKNLTHEDRERIMEEQMRETLLRWIKMANENVPKDIHIIMNPGNDDSPVVDEIIRNSDTVIYPLDKVVNLDDHHELISCEYVNPTPWKTPRELPEDELLRLLESKLNGVSVDINHLICNFHAPPYNSGLDNAPELDKDLRPKHGIKGLSIVPVGSKAVRTFIERYQPKLGLHGHIHESSAARRIGKTLCINPGSGYMEGTLRLYVIDVEKDKIKDYWRITG